The following coding sequences are from one Kallotenue papyrolyticum window:
- the cobN gene encoding cobaltochelatase subunit CobN — protein sequence MDERASRNMVQRLDGRLVNAGRKRGMLIVCATGCCCGHVARRFAPVPHELYHNEWERRRLRNRVHLNMGGCLGPCPLANVALLLFDGRPIWFHSLNDPALVPAIYDYIEAMLAADGYLPPPPVLAPHVFNGFAWDGVGGVATSAAEPSASSAGTGILLLTQADTDLLTLRAARALLPPEFAPVQAAHIGAWQPERAAELQAWLNQSAVVVVRLLGGARSFAAGLEQIERWAAESGGFVLCLPGAETLDPELLARSNVGAALATMINTYFHSGGADNLAQGLRCLSDHLLLTGWGYDPPRELPHHGCYTPANLADDALPAAAPRVGVLFYRAHLLSGNTAFVDALCRELAAQGLRPRAVFTRSLKECAPGERWPIALRELLADGPLDAVICTLSFAAGQVESDGADGAASVFAELDVPVLQAIPASDARAVWQRSGRGLSPLDTAMNVALPEFDGRIIGVPISFKERDAESEGAHYLPDDERIRRLVGLTRRLVDLRRKPNAAKRIAFVLTNSSAKAARVGNAVGLDAPASLVRVLMAMQAAGYRITGLPASGDALLQELIDRCSYDRTWLTEAQLARAVRVPVEQYLRWFGELPAERQADMIAQWGAPPGTAYLHDGALALAGQEFGNVFVALQPPRGYDMDPNAIYHRPDLPPPHTYYALYRWLRDVWRADAIVHMGKHGTLEWLPGKSLGLSQTCYPDLVLGDLPLIYPFIINDPGEGNQAKRRAHAVIVDHLTPPLTSAGAYGELAELAQLVDEYYQVEQLDPGKLPLLQRQIWQVLERSRLSDDLRYILRANHGDHIHDWDGSLLEDGTPTAFAELEGRQVAHLLEDIEGYLCELTGAQIRDGLHILGTLPEGEALIDLLYHLLKLPNLTLPALPATVARRSGWDWDALLAQPGRRLAAPLTLDGQTCHTQADLIAWVEAASRRVLAALAAHDWQPTAVPEAIAATLGHSAAPWYADLQAILTYVCERLVPALRQSAHDEIAHLLRALAGGFVPPGPSGAPTRGMAHVLPTGRNFYAVDPRALPSVAAWQVGQGLAEDLIQRFLREEGQYPRSVGISIWGTSAMRTYGDDIAQVLALLGVRPRWQSENRRVIGLEVIPLAELGRPRIDVVCRISGFFRDAFPHAVALLDQAARLVIERDEPLDHNFPRAHALARVAELTAAGLSAEQAERQARFRVFGCPPGAYGAGILPLIDGGNWQRDEDFARAYLTWGGYAYTAAAQQGEPAAEAFAAALRGVEVATKNQDNREHDIFDSDDYLQYHGGMIATIRALSGRNPRRYFGDSSDPRRPRTRDLREEARRVFRSRVVNPKWIASMRRHGYKGALELAATVDYLFGYDATAQVLEDWMYHSIVEAYLRDEEMQQFFADSNPWAWQAIVDRLLEAAERQLWQDPDPLDLELLQAARRLGLEQLRVRQEERR from the coding sequence ATGGACGAGCGTGCGTCCCGCAACATGGTGCAGCGCCTGGATGGACGGCTGGTCAACGCCGGGCGCAAGCGCGGCATGCTGATCGTCTGCGCCACGGGCTGCTGCTGCGGCCATGTCGCACGCCGCTTTGCGCCGGTGCCGCATGAGCTTTACCACAACGAGTGGGAGCGCCGCCGCCTGCGCAACCGTGTGCATCTGAACATGGGCGGTTGCCTGGGCCCTTGCCCGCTGGCCAACGTGGCGCTGCTGTTGTTCGATGGACGACCGATCTGGTTCCATTCGCTCAACGATCCGGCGCTGGTGCCGGCGATCTATGACTACATCGAGGCCATGCTGGCCGCCGACGGCTATTTGCCGCCGCCGCCGGTGCTGGCGCCACACGTCTTCAACGGCTTCGCTTGGGATGGGGTCGGCGGCGTGGCCACATCCGCAGCCGAGCCGTCCGCCAGCAGTGCGGGCACGGGCATTCTGCTGCTGACGCAGGCCGACACCGATCTGCTGACGCTGCGCGCGGCACGGGCGCTGTTGCCGCCGGAGTTCGCGCCGGTGCAGGCTGCACACATCGGCGCGTGGCAACCGGAGCGCGCCGCCGAGCTGCAGGCCTGGCTCAACCAGAGCGCAGTGGTGGTGGTGCGTCTGCTGGGCGGCGCGCGCTCGTTCGCCGCGGGGCTGGAGCAGATCGAGCGCTGGGCCGCCGAGAGCGGTGGCTTTGTGCTGTGCCTGCCCGGCGCCGAAACGCTCGATCCCGAGTTGCTGGCGCGCTCCAACGTCGGCGCCGCGCTGGCCACCATGATCAACACCTATTTCCACAGCGGCGGCGCCGACAACCTGGCGCAGGGCCTGCGCTGTCTGAGCGATCACCTGCTGCTGACCGGCTGGGGCTACGATCCGCCGCGCGAGCTGCCGCACCATGGATGCTATACGCCGGCCAACCTCGCGGACGATGCGCTGCCCGCCGCAGCGCCGCGCGTGGGCGTGCTGTTCTACCGCGCCCATCTGCTGAGCGGCAACACCGCCTTTGTGGACGCGCTCTGCCGCGAACTGGCGGCGCAGGGGTTGCGTCCGCGCGCCGTGTTCACGCGCTCACTCAAAGAGTGCGCGCCGGGGGAGCGTTGGCCGATCGCGCTGCGCGAGCTGCTGGCCGATGGACCGCTCGACGCCGTGATCTGCACGCTGAGCTTCGCCGCCGGTCAGGTCGAGAGCGACGGCGCTGACGGCGCGGCCTCGGTCTTTGCGGAGCTGGACGTGCCGGTGCTGCAGGCGATTCCGGCCAGCGACGCGCGCGCGGTCTGGCAGCGCTCCGGACGGGGGCTGAGTCCGCTCGATACGGCGATGAACGTGGCGCTGCCGGAGTTCGACGGGCGCATCATTGGCGTGCCGATCTCGTTCAAGGAGCGCGACGCCGAGAGCGAGGGCGCGCACTACCTGCCCGACGACGAACGCATCCGGCGGCTGGTGGGCCTGACGCGGCGGCTGGTCGATCTGCGGCGCAAGCCCAACGCCGCGAAGCGCATCGCCTTCGTGCTGACCAACAGCAGCGCCAAGGCAGCGCGCGTCGGCAATGCCGTGGGGCTGGACGCGCCCGCCTCGCTGGTGCGTGTGCTGATGGCAATGCAGGCCGCCGGCTACCGCATCACCGGCCTGCCCGCCAGCGGCGACGCGCTGCTCCAGGAGCTGATCGACCGCTGTTCCTACGATCGTACCTGGCTCACCGAGGCGCAACTGGCGCGCGCGGTGCGCGTGCCGGTGGAGCAGTACCTGCGCTGGTTCGGCGAGCTGCCCGCCGAACGGCAGGCCGACATGATCGCGCAGTGGGGCGCGCCGCCCGGCACGGCCTACCTCCACGACGGCGCGCTGGCGTTGGCTGGGCAGGAGTTCGGCAATGTGTTTGTGGCGCTCCAGCCGCCGCGCGGCTACGACATGGACCCCAACGCGATCTACCACCGCCCCGATCTGCCGCCGCCGCACACCTACTACGCGCTCTACCGCTGGCTGCGCGATGTCTGGCGCGCCGATGCGATCGTGCATATGGGCAAGCACGGGACGCTGGAATGGCTGCCCGGCAAAAGTTTGGGCCTGAGCCAGACGTGCTATCCCGACCTGGTGCTGGGCGATCTACCGCTGATCTATCCCTTTATCATCAACGATCCCGGCGAGGGCAATCAGGCCAAGCGGCGCGCCCATGCGGTGATCGTCGATCACCTCACGCCGCCGCTGACCAGCGCCGGCGCCTACGGCGAGCTGGCCGAGCTGGCCCAACTGGTGGACGAGTACTACCAGGTCGAACAGCTCGATCCCGGCAAGCTGCCGCTGCTGCAACGCCAGATCTGGCAGGTGCTGGAGCGCAGCCGCCTCAGCGACGATCTGCGCTACATTCTGCGCGCCAACCATGGCGACCACATCCACGACTGGGATGGTTCGCTGCTGGAGGACGGCACGCCCACCGCTTTTGCCGAGCTGGAGGGCCGCCAGGTGGCGCATCTGCTCGAAGATATCGAGGGCTACCTGTGCGAGCTGACCGGCGCGCAGATCCGCGACGGGCTGCACATTCTGGGTACGCTGCCCGAGGGCGAGGCACTGATCGACCTGCTCTACCACCTGCTCAAGCTGCCCAACCTGACCCTGCCGGCACTGCCGGCGACGGTTGCGCGGCGCTCTGGCTGGGACTGGGACGCGCTGCTCGCGCAGCCGGGCCGCCGCCTGGCTGCACCACTGACGCTGGATGGGCAGACCTGCCACACCCAGGCCGATCTGATCGCCTGGGTCGAAGCCGCCAGCCGGCGGGTGCTGGCCGCGTTGGCCGCACACGACTGGCAGCCCACGGCGGTGCCGGAGGCGATCGCGGCGACGCTGGGTCACAGCGCCGCGCCCTGGTACGCCGATCTGCAAGCGATCCTGACCTATGTCTGCGAGCGGCTGGTGCCGGCGCTGCGGCAGAGCGCCCACGACGAGATCGCCCATCTGCTGCGCGCGCTGGCGGGTGGGTTTGTGCCGCCGGGGCCGAGCGGCGCGCCCACGCGCGGCATGGCGCACGTACTGCCCACGGGCCGCAACTTCTACGCTGTCGATCCGCGCGCGCTGCCGAGCGTGGCTGCCTGGCAGGTGGGCCAGGGCCTAGCCGAGGACTTGATCCAGCGTTTCCTGCGCGAAGAAGGGCAGTATCCGCGCAGCGTGGGCATCAGCATCTGGGGCACCAGCGCCATGCGCACCTATGGCGACGACATCGCGCAGGTGCTGGCCCTGCTGGGTGTGCGTCCGCGCTGGCAGAGCGAAAACCGCCGCGTGATCGGGCTTGAAGTCATTCCGCTGGCCGAGCTAGGCCGCCCGCGCATCGACGTGGTCTGTCGCATCAGCGGCTTTTTCCGCGATGCCTTTCCCCATGCGGTAGCGCTGCTCGACCAGGCGGCGCGTCTGGTGATCGAGCGCGACGAGCCGCTGGATCACAACTTCCCGCGCGCGCATGCGCTGGCGCGCGTGGCCGAGCTGACGGCCGCCGGTCTGAGCGCCGAGCAGGCCGAGCGTCAGGCGCGTTTCCGCGTCTTTGGTTGTCCGCCGGGCGCCTATGGCGCGGGGATTCTGCCGCTGATCGATGGCGGCAACTGGCAGCGCGACGAGGATTTCGCGCGCGCCTACCTGACCTGGGGCGGCTACGCCTACACCGCCGCGGCGCAGCAGGGCGAGCCCGCCGCCGAAGCCTTTGCCGCGGCGCTGCGCGGTGTCGAGGTTGCTACCAAGAACCAGGACAACCGCGAACACGACATCTTCGACAGCGATGACTACCTGCAATACCACGGCGGCATGATCGCCACGATCCGCGCGCTGAGCGGTCGTAATCCGCGGCGCTACTTCGGCGATTCGAGCGATCCGCGCCGTCCGCGCACGCGTGACCTGCGCGAGGAGGCGCGGCGCGTCTTCCGCAGCCGGGTGGTCAATCCGAAATGGATCGCCAGCATGCGCCGCCACGGCTACAAGGGCGCGCTGGAGTTGGCGGCAACTGTGGATTACCTCTTCGGCTACGACGCCACCGCGCAGGTGCTGGAGGACTGGATGTACCACAGCATTGTGGAGGCCTACCTACGCGACGAGGAGATGCAACAGTTCTTCGCCGACAGCAATCCCTGGGCCTGGCAGGCGATCGTCGATCGTCTGCTGGAGGCCGCCGAGCGTCAGCTCTGGCAGGATCCCGATCCGCTCGATCTGGAGCTGCTGCAGGCGGCGCGCCGCCTGGGCCTGGAGCAACTGCGCGTTCGTCAGGAGGAACGCCGATGA
- the cbiB gene encoding adenosylcobinamide-phosphate synthase CbiB: MSRLRTALLMLLLDSLLPEPPTAWHPVGWMGRWLRLGERLAPAGARARTLWGGLWFGGGMVLCMALARRVPAAGEALVGQTLLAYRALDRAVAQVATALAHGDLPAARRLVGWHLVSRPTATLTAEDVAAAAIESLAENLSDSVVAPLSWYLIGGLPALAAYRFSNTADALWGYRTPRYLHLGRVAARCDDLLNLLPARLTAALIALAAARASQRGRAAWRMAWRDARATVSPNAGWPMAAMAGALGVRLGKPGVYELGAGPPPGVAQVATARCLARQALGWLALVLGLAYRIRRRA; the protein is encoded by the coding sequence ATGAGCCGCCTGCGCACCGCGCTGCTGATGTTGCTGCTGGACAGCCTGCTGCCCGAACCACCGACCGCCTGGCATCCGGTGGGCTGGATGGGGCGCTGGTTGCGGCTGGGTGAGCGCCTGGCGCCAGCGGGTGCTCGCGCGCGCACGCTGTGGGGCGGCCTGTGGTTTGGCGGCGGTATGGTGCTCTGTATGGCACTGGCGCGGCGCGTGCCGGCGGCGGGCGAGGCGCTGGTGGGCCAGACACTGCTGGCCTACCGCGCGCTGGATCGCGCTGTGGCCCAGGTCGCAACGGCGCTGGCGCATGGCGATCTGCCGGCGGCGCGGCGGCTGGTGGGCTGGCATCTGGTCAGCCGTCCGACCGCAACGCTGACCGCCGAGGATGTCGCCGCGGCAGCGATCGAATCGCTGGCCGAAAACCTCTCCGATAGCGTTGTCGCGCCGCTGAGCTGGTACCTGATCGGCGGGCTGCCCGCGCTGGCCGCCTACCGCTTCAGCAACACCGCCGACGCGCTGTGGGGCTACCGCACGCCGCGCTACCTCCATCTGGGCCGCGTCGCGGCGCGCTGCGATGATCTGCTCAACCTGCTGCCGGCGCGGCTCACCGCGGCGCTGATCGCGCTGGCCGCGGCGCGCGCGTCACAGCGTGGTCGGGCCGCCTGGCGCATGGCCTGGCGCGACGCGCGCGCCACCGTTTCGCCCAACGCCGGCTGGCCGATGGCCGCCATGGCCGGCGCGCTCGGCGTGCGCCTGGGCAAACCCGGCGTGTATGAGCTGGGCGCGGGTCCGCCGCCGGGCGTGGCCCAGGTGGCGACGGCGCGCTGTCTTGCGCGGCAGGCGCTGGGCTGGCTGGCGCTGGTGCTGGGGTTGGCCTACCGCATCAGGAGGCGCGCATGA
- a CDS encoding sirohydrochlorin chelatase, producing MNADALVLVGHGSRLVEGEQQYRRFVAALRQRRPDLPIIDAALEFNDPPLIRALELCAAAGYRRVALQPLLLFGATHQKNDIPSAIAWARQALPQLTIGYGRPLGVDPALLEALDARIAAADDASVASAATAILLVGRGTSDPAANSEVAQLARLLWEGRAWGWVEVAYSGMTRPTVAEGVARCARLGAQRVIVAPLLLFDGVLSRRSAAQAQQAAAELGLSCLVAEPLGAHPALLDLTLRRAAEVFAGRPAMNCDLCKYRTVLRGFEHEHGLAIHSDHHHGLRGLTPRLGGLPRDPADPAPGMPAAPLRWGADGQVDWGSMWQSFCELALTGGPPVRGAWLTAQPAAADDGAYQRVAEELARGITATTGLPVTDRSRPGWIGFRCHDERMAVWVAAAIIIENVAAQFDGCTVYVPVDASWRLKEEIKNVITAVAKTCHYWQEHRPRAPQE from the coding sequence ATGAACGCCGATGCGCTGGTGCTGGTCGGTCATGGCTCGCGCCTGGTCGAGGGCGAGCAGCAGTACCGCCGCTTCGTGGCGGCGCTGCGGCAGCGTCGGCCCGACCTGCCGATCATCGACGCGGCCTTGGAGTTCAACGATCCGCCGCTGATCCGCGCGCTGGAGCTGTGCGCCGCCGCCGGCTATCGGCGCGTGGCGCTCCAGCCGCTGCTGCTCTTCGGCGCGACGCACCAGAAGAACGATATCCCAAGCGCCATCGCTTGGGCGCGGCAGGCGCTGCCGCAGCTTACGATCGGCTATGGCCGCCCTCTGGGCGTCGATCCTGCCCTACTCGAGGCGCTGGACGCGCGCATTGCCGCCGCCGATGATGCCTCGGTCGCGTCCGCGGCGACGGCGATCCTGCTGGTTGGCCGCGGCACCAGCGATCCTGCGGCCAACAGCGAGGTGGCGCAACTGGCGCGGCTGTTGTGGGAAGGCCGCGCCTGGGGCTGGGTCGAAGTCGCCTATAGCGGCATGACGCGACCGACCGTCGCCGAGGGCGTGGCGCGCTGTGCCCGCCTGGGTGCGCAGCGGGTGATCGTCGCGCCGCTGCTGCTGTTTGACGGCGTGCTGAGCCGGCGTAGCGCCGCGCAGGCGCAGCAGGCCGCCGCCGAGCTGGGCCTGTCCTGCCTGGTGGCCGAGCCGCTCGGCGCGCATCCGGCCCTGCTCGATCTGACGCTGCGGCGTGCGGCGGAGGTCTTCGCCGGTCGGCCGGCCATGAACTGCGATCTGTGCAAATACCGCACGGTGCTGCGCGGCTTTGAGCACGAGCACGGGCTGGCGATCCACTCCGACCATCACCATGGCCTGCGCGGCCTGACGCCGCGGCTGGGCGGCCTGCCGCGCGATCCCGCCGATCCGGCACCGGGCATGCCCGCTGCGCCGCTGCGCTGGGGCGCCGATGGGCAGGTGGACTGGGGCAGCATGTGGCAAAGTTTCTGCGAGCTGGCGCTGACCGGTGGTCCGCCCGTGCGCGGCGCGTGGCTGACGGCGCAGCCTGCCGCAGCAGACGACGGCGCCTACCAGCGCGTCGCCGAAGAGCTCGCGCGTGGCATCACCGCCACCACCGGTCTGCCCGTGACCGATCGGTCGCGGCCGGGTTGGATCGGCTTTCGTTGCCACGACGAGCGCATGGCCGTGTGGGTCGCCGCGGCGATCATCATCGAAAACGTAGCCGCTCAGTTCGACGGTTGCACGGTCTATGTGCCGGTGGATGCCTCGTGGCGGCTCAAGGAGGAGATCAAAAATGTGATCACCGCCGTGGCCAAGACCTGCCACTACTGGCAGGAACACCGCCCGCGCGCGCCGCAGGAGTAG
- a CDS encoding precorrin-8X methylmutase: MALDPITRQSFAQIDAELAVRGVRRAPAEHALLRRAIHASADFELIDTLRLHPAAIATGIAALRRGVRVITDVRMVLVGLDHGRLARLGVQALCRVHTPATARLAQTAGLTRSAAGLQRALAAAGPAPIVVIGNAPTALRELLRLISAGGARPALVIGVPVGFVDAAESKAALMELNAPPWISVAGRKGGSPIAAALLNALLRLALEEDDG; the protein is encoded by the coding sequence ATGGCGCTCGATCCGATCACGCGTCAATCTTTTGCGCAGATCGATGCCGAACTGGCCGTGCGTGGTGTGCGGCGCGCTCCGGCGGAGCATGCGCTGTTGCGGCGCGCCATTCACGCCAGCGCCGATTTCGAGCTGATCGACACGCTGCGGCTCCATCCGGCGGCGATCGCCACCGGCATCGCGGCGCTGCGGCGCGGCGTGCGGGTGATCACCGATGTGCGCATGGTGCTGGTCGGTCTCGACCACGGGCGGCTGGCGCGGCTGGGCGTGCAGGCGCTGTGTCGTGTTCATACACCCGCGACGGCGCGCCTGGCCCAAACGGCGGGCCTGACGCGCAGCGCAGCCGGTTTGCAGCGCGCGCTGGCGGCTGCCGGTCCCGCGCCGATCGTGGTGATCGGCAATGCGCCCACGGCCCTGCGCGAGCTGTTGCGACTGATCAGCGCCGGGGGCGCGCGTCCGGCGCTGGTGATCGGCGTGCCGGTCGGCTTTGTGGACGCGGCAGAATCCAAGGCGGCGCTGATGGAGCTGAACGCGCCGCCCTGGATCAGCGTTGCCGGTCGCAAGGGCGGCAGCCCGATCGCCGCCGCGCTGCTGAACGCGCTGCTGCGGCTGGCGCTGGAGGAGGACGATGGCTGA
- a CDS encoding cobalt-precorrin-5B (C(1))-methyltransferase: MADPRYPVPPRNRRGTRIGYTTGSCAAAAATAATQALLTGAPVESVTIDLPNGMRASFTPVEWELTQDGARCCIVKDAGDDPDVTHGALICARVRWHPVPGVHLEGGYGVGRVTLPGLGLEVGGPAINPVPRAQIIGNVGAAAGALLDERGLEVIIEVPEGPELARRTLNPKLGIIGGISILGTSGIVKPYSTSAWRAAVIQAVELAARHHLERVVLTTGSRTEKYAQRLFPDLPELAFAELSVFTGAGLRAALESGVRAVVFVSMIGKLVKTAQGHLTTHVAGNQVDLEFLARIAAETGAPPDVVEQIRQANTARHFYEICLAHGLRAPFARLVELALDVCYRFIDGAMDLEVILVDFEGQVLARAARPRRADAPLRTPRRRPLIERLAQGEEADEDPPIDEDEDDHADRPA, translated from the coding sequence ATGGCTGATCCGCGCTATCCCGTGCCGCCGCGCAACCGGCGCGGCACGCGCATCGGCTACACCACCGGCAGTTGCGCTGCCGCCGCGGCGACCGCCGCGACGCAGGCGCTGCTCACCGGCGCGCCGGTTGAGAGCGTGACCATCGATCTGCCCAACGGCATGCGCGCCAGCTTCACGCCGGTGGAGTGGGAGCTGACACAGGACGGCGCGCGCTGCTGCATCGTCAAGGATGCCGGCGACGATCCCGACGTGACCCACGGCGCGCTGATCTGCGCGCGGGTGCGCTGGCATCCCGTGCCCGGCGTGCACCTGGAGGGCGGTTATGGCGTGGGGCGCGTCACGCTGCCGGGGCTGGGCCTGGAGGTCGGCGGGCCGGCGATCAACCCGGTGCCGCGCGCGCAGATCATTGGCAACGTCGGCGCCGCGGCAGGCGCGCTGCTCGACGAGCGTGGCCTGGAGGTGATCATCGAAGTGCCCGAAGGGCCGGAACTGGCGCGCCGCACGCTCAACCCCAAGTTGGGCATCATCGGCGGCATCAGCATTCTGGGCACCAGCGGGATTGTCAAGCCCTACTCGACCTCGGCCTGGCGCGCCGCGGTGATCCAGGCCGTCGAGCTGGCGGCGCGGCACCATCTCGAGCGCGTGGTGCTGACCACCGGCTCGCGCACCGAAAAGTACGCGCAGCGCCTTTTTCCCGACCTGCCGGAGCTGGCCTTTGCCGAACTGAGCGTCTTTACCGGCGCGGGCCTGCGCGCCGCCCTGGAGAGCGGCGTGCGCGCGGTGGTGTTTGTCAGTATGATCGGCAAGCTGGTCAAAACCGCGCAGGGCCACCTGACGACCCACGTCGCCGGTAATCAGGTCGATCTGGAGTTTCTGGCGCGCATCGCCGCCGAAACCGGCGCCCCGCCGGACGTGGTGGAGCAGATCCGCCAGGCCAACACCGCGCGCCACTTCTATGAGATCTGCCTGGCGCACGGTCTGCGCGCACCCTTTGCGCGGCTGGTCGAGCTGGCTCTCGATGTTTGCTACCGCTTTATCGACGGCGCAATGGACCTGGAGGTGATTCTGGTCGATTTCGAGGGGCAGGTGCTGGCACGCGCGGCCCGTCCACGCCGTGCGGACGCGCCCCTGCGGACGCCGCGCCGGCGTCCGTTGATCGAACGCCTGGCCCAGGGCGAGGAAGCGGACGAGGACCCGCCCATCGACGAGGACGAGGATGATCACGCTGATCGGCCTGCATGA
- the cbiE gene encoding precorrin-6y C5,15-methyltransferase (decarboxylating) subunit CbiE, translating into MITLIGLHDPADLAPRWRERIHTCDLLVGGARHLAAFPAARGARLVIDRQIDALLEQIAAAVAAGAQVVVLASGDPLWYGIGATLRRRFPPALLEIVPAPSAAQLAFAALAEPWHDALLLSAHGRPLEPVLTRLLAEPGRAAILTDPQHPPELIAQRLLERGFPDGPAAVCEDLGLPTQRVTRAPLSAIAAQRWGPLNVLVLLPEAMPAAPPFGLDDDELEHDGLITHLEVRAVAVALLRLRPDSICWDIGAGSGAVALEAARIAWRGAVYAVERDAARVARLRRNLARWQGGRVHAVHGVAPAVCQPWPDPDAVFLGGGGAQLPELIDVCAARLRPGGRLVLTLVTLERLGTVLERLHARGWPVSVRQIAASRSRPLAGQTYLAALNPVLILAATRPLEDV; encoded by the coding sequence ATGATCACGCTGATCGGCCTGCATGACCCGGCAGACCTCGCGCCCCGCTGGCGCGAGCGCATTCACACGTGCGATCTGCTGGTGGGTGGCGCGCGCCATCTGGCCGCCTTTCCCGCAGCGCGCGGCGCGCGACTGGTGATCGATCGGCAGATCGACGCGCTGCTGGAGCAGATCGCTGCTGCCGTGGCCGCCGGCGCGCAGGTGGTGGTGCTGGCCTCGGGCGATCCGCTGTGGTACGGCATCGGCGCCACGCTGCGGCGGCGCTTCCCGCCCGCGTTGCTGGAGATCGTGCCGGCGCCCTCCGCCGCGCAACTGGCCTTTGCTGCGCTGGCTGAGCCCTGGCACGATGCCCTGCTGCTCAGCGCGCATGGTCGCCCGCTCGAACCGGTGCTGACGCGGCTGCTGGCCGAACCGGGTCGCGCCGCGATCCTGACCGATCCGCAGCACCCGCCTGAGCTGATTGCGCAGCGCCTGCTGGAACGTGGTTTTCCCGATGGCCCGGCAGCGGTCTGCGAAGACCTGGGCCTGCCGACGCAGCGCGTCACACGCGCGCCGCTCAGCGCGATTGCCGCGCAGCGTTGGGGCCCGCTCAACGTGCTGGTGCTGCTGCCCGAGGCCATGCCCGCCGCGCCGCCCTTCGGCCTGGACGACGACGAGTTGGAGCACGACGGCCTGATCACGCACCTGGAGGTGCGCGCGGTGGCGGTGGCGCTGCTGCGGCTGCGGCCTGACAGCATCTGCTGGGACATCGGCGCGGGGTCGGGCGCGGTGGCGCTGGAGGCGGCGCGCATTGCCTGGCGCGGTGCGGTCTATGCCGTGGAGCGCGACGCCGCGCGCGTTGCCCGCCTCCGCCGCAACCTGGCGCGCTGGCAGGGGGGGCGTGTGCATGCAGTGCATGGCGTTGCACCGGCGGTCTGCCAGCCCTGGCCCGATCCGGATGCGGTCTTTCTGGGCGGTGGCGGCGCGCAACTGCCGGAGCTCATCGACGTCTGCGCCGCGCGCTTGCGGCCCGGCGGCAGGCTGGTGCTGACGCTGGTGACACTGGAGCGCCTGGGCACAGTGCTGGAACGCCTGCACGCGCGGGGCTGGCCGGTAAGCGTCCGTCAGATCGCCGCCAGCCGTTCCCGTCCGCTGGCCGGACAGACCTACTTGGCCGCGCTCAATCCGGTGCTGATTCTGGCTGCTACCCGACCCCTGGAGGACGTATGA